The nucleotide sequence GTAACTTAGCTGGAGGATTAGCAATAACAGCTATAGAACATTACAGAAAAGATATGAAAAAGGCATTAACAGAAAGTAATAGATTTGAAGCACCTGTATCCATAGAAGAACTTGCAGAAAAAGCAAGTAAGCATTTATCACTATGTCATCAAACTGGAGAAGGATGGTTTTTAATTGGTGAGATGGTTGAATTATTACAAACAGGAGTAAATAATATTGCATGTTTACAACCTTTTGCATGTTTACCTAACCATATAGTTGGAAAAGGAATGATAAAAGAACTCAAAAGACATTATCCTCTTTCAAATATTTCTCCTATCGATTATGATGCTAGTGCAAGTGAGGTAAATCAAATAAATCGTATAAAACTTATGCTTTCTATAGCATTTAAAAATTTAGAAAAAGAATCAATGGAACAAAAATCAAAAGAAGAAGTTGCATTGAATCATTAATAGTTAATAAGAGCCCTAGTTATCTAGGGCTTTTATACTTATCTATTAGTATATTAAATTAATATTTAACTATAAGAAAATGAGTAAAATTAATAGAACTAATGATACGGATACTACTCCTAAAAGTACGTATAAAGTTTTTTTAGTTAGTATAATAATTCTAGACATTTTATCACCCCTTATATTATTTTCTTACTAGGGTATAGAAGTCTATATTATAAACTATTTTTAGGAATATAAATATATTCCTAAAATATTATGAAAATTATATTTGTACAGTTATAAATTCTATAAAGATTTACATACATTTAGTTATATAATATAATAAGACTAAAATAGATACGGGAGGATCGGAAAGGAATGAGTATAAGGATATTAACAGACAGTAACTGTGATTTACCTTCTGACATTATACACGATTATGATATAGATGTATTACCTATATTGATTTGTTTAGGAGACAAAGAATATGAAGACGGAATAACAATAGACTCCTATGAAGTATATAAAAATATGAAACAAGGATCAGTTTACAAAACAGCTCAAATACCACCAAATGAGTTTAAAAAGAAGTTTAGGCAATGTGCTGATAATAAAGAAACTTGCATATATATAGCATTTTCTTCAGGATTATCAGGAACTTACCAATCTTCCATTTTAGCTAAAAATGAAATACAAGAAGAGTATCCAGATCTTGATGTAACGGTCATAGATACAAAATGTGCATGTATGGGTCAAGGACTCGTTGTTTTAAAGGCAGCGAAGATGGCAAAGGAAGGAAGAAGTAAAGAGGAAATATTAGAAGCAGTAAAATTTTATTCAGAACATATGGAACATATAGTTACTGTAGAAGATTTAGAATATTTATATAGAGGTGGAAGAGTTAGTCGTACATCAGCTTTTATAGGAGGACTACTTAATGTGAAGCCTATAATAGATG is from Gottschalkia purinilytica and encodes:
- a CDS encoding DegV family protein produces the protein MSIRILTDSNCDLPSDIIHDYDIDVLPILICLGDKEYEDGITIDSYEVYKNMKQGSVYKTAQIPPNEFKKKFRQCADNKETCIYIAFSSGLSGTYQSSILAKNEIQEEYPDLDVTVIDTKCACMGQGLVVLKAAKMAKEGRSKEEILEAVKFYSEHMEHIVTVEDLEYLYRGGRVSRTSAFIGGLLNVKPIIDVRDGKLVPFEKLRGRNKVIKRIMDIVDERGKSLEKQTIAIAHADDLETAIKIKEMIEERFKCRDILITVMGCAIGSHVGPGTVAVFFLNEESPI